Part of the Thermovirga sp. genome is shown below.
AGTCCCGTTCGTGGAGGGCCTTCGTTTCCTTGTAGACCCTGTTCAGATCCCCCACCCAGCGCCTGACGCCGGCGTTGGGCTCCCGCTCCAGGAGGTGCCACTCCAGGGGGCTGTCGTGGTCCCACTCTTTTTCCTGGGCGAACTCACCGCCCATGAAGAGCAGTTTCTTCCCCGGATGGGCGAACATGTACCCGTAAAGCAGCCTAAGAGAGGCGAATTTTTCCCATCCGTCGCCGGGCATCTTGCCGATCAGGGAACCCTTCTCGTGGACCACCTCATCGTGGGAAAGGGGCAGCACGAAGTTCTCCGAAAAGGCGTACCAGGCCGAAAAGGTCAGCGAGTCGTGATCGTTCTTCCGGCGGCTGGGATCCTTCGACATGAAGGAGAGGGTATCGTTCATCCACCCCATGTTCCACTTCAGCCCAAAGCCCAGCCCCCCGGTGTGAACGGGCCGGGTCACCATGGGCCACGTCGTCGACTCTTCGGCGAAGGTCTGGATGTCCGGAAAATCCCTGTATAGAGCGATGTTGAGCTCCCTCAGGAACTCCAGGGCCTCCAGGTTTTCCCTCCCGCCGTGGATGTTGGGCACCCACTCCCCCTCCTTCCTGGAATAGTCCAGGTAGAGCATGGAGGTCACTGCATCGACCCTTATCCCGTCGGCGTGGAACTGGTCGGCCCAGAAAGAGGCACTGCTCAGCAGGAAGGACCGCACCTCGTTCCGTCCGTAATTGAAGATGCAGCTCTTCCAGTCGGGGTGAAAGCCCTTCCTCGGGTCGGCGTACTCGAAAAGGTGGGTCCCATCGAACCTCGCCAGCCCGTGGGGGTCATCGGGAAAATGCGACGGTACCCAGTCCAGGATCACCCCTATCCCCGCCCCGTGGAGGATGTCGACGAGGTACATCAGCTCCTCGGGTTTTCCGAACCGGCTCGTGGGGGCAAAATACCCCAGCGTCTGGTACCCCCAGGAACCGTAAAAGGGATGCTCCATCACCGGCAGCAGTTCCACGTGGGTGAAGCCCATCTCCCTGGCATATTCGGCCAACAGGGGAGCCATCTCGCGCCAGGACAGGAACCCACCGTCGCTCCTTCGCCTCCACGACCCAGGGTGCACCTCGTAGATCGACAGGGGGCTCTCCAGGGCGTTTCGCCTCTCCC
Proteins encoded:
- the glgB gene encoding 1,4-alpha-glucan branching protein GlgB → MRYDTSLLTEQDIYLFKEGRHCRLYERLGAHFLDLDEGPGTHFALWAPAAEGVSVMGDFNGWDKKNRPLKPRCDSSGIWEGFVPGVQPGALYKFYIGSSEGGAEKGDPFARFWETAPKTASVVWNGSHAWNDGEWMAERERRNALESPLSIYEVHPGSWRRRSDGGFLSWREMAPLLAEYAREMGFTHVELLPVMEHPFYGSWGYQTLGYFAPTSRFGKPEELMYLVDILHGAGIGVILDWVPSHFPDDPHGLARFDGTHLFEYADPRKGFHPDWKSCIFNYGRNEVRSFLLSSASFWADQFHADGIRVDAVTSMLYLDYSRKEGEWVPNIHGGRENLEALEFLRELNIALYRDFPDIQTFAEESTTWPMVTRPVHTGGLGFGLKWNMGWMNDTLSFMSKDPSRRKNDHDSLTFSAWYAFSENFVLPLSHDEVVHEKGSLIGKMPGDGWEKFASLRLLYGYMFAHPGKKLLFMGGEFAQEKEWDHDSPLEWHLLEREPNAGVRRWVGDLNRVYKETKALHERD